Genomic segment of Xyrauchen texanus isolate HMW12.3.18 unplaced genomic scaffold, RBS_HiC_50CHRs HiC_scaffold_790, whole genome shotgun sequence:
GTGATCACTAAATGTTTCGGGACCTGTTGACACCTGTATTTTATAATGGGATCACATCAATGCCGTCTGAAGTTGGGTTTTTCATTCCAGCTTATTAtaaagttgaaatgtgttttatgacTCAAAGAGAACCATATAAATAAAGATTATTATTGTAAACATGATAGGGTCACTCAGCATGTGTTCATATCAGATGATTCTTGCCTGCTGTAGGATTGTGTGTCGTTCTCTGAAGAGTTCGGCTTTATCTCTCGATTGAGCGCACAGTTTAGGAGGCGGATGATTCGTCATGCTGATACTGACAATGAAAATCAAACAACAGAGTTCATGTATTCATCATATTCATGCAGCACAAAGCTGATGAAACCATAAACAGCATCAGATTAAAAGTCTTTGCTcattaaacaacataaataatatccTGATCTTAATCCAGTAAAGAATTCCTTACGGTACAAACTTCTTCCTCTCTGTGCTGTAGATGAATCGAGGAACATCAAACGCTCCAATAATGTTGAAAACATTGTCACTATAAGAACAGAAATATTACAGAGAGTTAGTTCAGATATTAAAGTGAATAACAgtgagttaaaggaatattccaggttcaatacaagttaagatcaatcaacagcatttgtgtcataatataatattcctttaattcagatATAAATATTCTCACATGGTCTCATCACATGACTGACTGCAGTCCTGAACAGCTGTCTCTGCCACAGACAGCTCGATCATACTGGACGacactacagacagacagacagacagacagacacatcataatcattatcattatcatcatcatcatcatcatcatcatcttcttctcTGTGGTAAAACAGACTTACGCGGCTGTTTTTCAACGGCATCTAAGATTCGCTCAAGAACTTCATCCAGATCCGCTTCACTGACAGACTCCAGAACCTGCAGCAGATACCGGCTGGACTCACTgagaccaaacaaacaaacaaacaaacaaacaaacaaacaaaatatgttaCTGATCATGAGATTGTTGTGACGTCATTCCAGTTAAACCCTTCATCAATGAGGAAATGATCAAAACATCCCGTCACTGACTCTTAATGAAGCAGTTGAATGTAAAGATGAATGTAATGAAGAGTCACATACGGTCGCAATATTAATCCGCGCATTTTAAATCCCGCGCTCACTTTCTGCTTCAGTCTGCGCGTCTCCATCTTTAACTGCTCCCGCGAAAATCACGCAACTTCCTGTCCAACATGTTCCGTAAACAACTCACACTTTCCAAAAGAAAAGTCCCGTTTCGCTCTTTAGCTGCGCTGATGTTTCGCTTATATAAcactttgttttgtttagttttggctCATATAAGACCCTATGTGTGACGGATGAGATGACGTCATGAGACTAGAGagagactacacacacacactcatctgacAGGCGTGTTTGACATCAGATGTCTCGCTGCTTCTCAACACGGAGCTTTATCGCCTCATAACAACATTAATAATCATAAAGTATATTGTTGATGTGTGAGGAGAGGAGTGAAGAAGAGCCGCTGGTCGCTCGCGAGAGAAGCGGACACACTGCGGCGACGGACGGGCACATGTTATATGTGTGGGGCGGTTATGTGGTAATAATCAGgacaaatcatattttattaaatagtgCTTCAATTTGTGCTATtctgatatattgaatattattaATATGAAATATTGACTATGTTTTGCAGTCCATGTTTaataacacttttattaacagtgcagtaaaataatacaattattgagTAAACATGTTGAACACATTCTGAAAAATTaacttatattttattatttattttcctcagTCAGTGGCACACCACGAAGTTTTTCTTCCAAATGACGAGCTTTGGTTGTATGATTTAGAAAGTGGTTTATGGTAAGAATCGctgttatattgttattatagttattatagtTGATTATATTGTGTAACAGGAGAGAATGTGAACTTTAATGTGTTCCCTTACAGGTCAGTACACTCGACATTgcgtttattaatgcatatgggagtgccttcttacacgacctagttgaaacctctctacaataacacatatattctaatattggctatggtgtttgagccctgcctgttTTGGTGCAAATCTGTCCgttataaaaacaggtgcacaaacaccatttcctcagaatttcttctttCAAGTCAGTGATCATCTCTCGTTTCGAAGCCCTCTACCCTTCGCCACTGATATACACGAGTCAGCGAACGGAATATTCGCGGGAACACattccgctcccctgcagtgctccggggAACATCACTCTGACTCGCCCCTTGATGCTTCgagcgacatatgtcccaggccacTGGGAGTGGTGAGGTGTTCACTGATGGGTTCATGATGCCGGCatctctataggcaagcatgatttaattaattccttaaaggagcaagacgattaaacccacctcTCGGCCAGCTACTGTCcagacttgggacttaactttagtcctaaaagctctcagTAAAACTCAGCCTCAGGAAAACCGGTCGGTGACTTACATGCACTATCAACTGaaaattcatgtctggagtttggccctggACTTTCAAGATctactgtcaaacccagaaaagatTCTGGGCCTAATGTcctaaccacacccttcagagcacaggtgggtcaccttcaggccttcttccctcctccataaTTTGGGATCAATAACAATAATTGCATTTGTTGTGCCCTGTGCGGGTGTAcatgccagttcagactgtctgatcagctctttgtatgctgtggaggacgcacaaaaggaatatccgtctccaagcaaagacgtTCTCACTCATGGGCATGGATTATGGTGTATTCTTACAGGACATGTTTTGCAGCAAgatggtcctcgcaaaacacatttgcaaggttttaccaCCTAGACATAATGTCTCtcctcacaagtcctctctgtttatagcgcttgctattcattggccaaatatatacTTATGCTCCTCCGTTTAAGGACAATCTCCATctttttacacaaccgcctgcattcaggctgttgtGATTTACTGtaagtcacaagcacttacattataaataaactcccttacaactgggttcgtgaaggggttaattcatatgatatgactatagttcatatactcattatgagtgctctcctcctggcccaACACGAGGATCCCTCACTGCAGTATTCTCTTGTCGGTCACCGTCCCACAAGAGTACAGCGCCATGTTTCATCTCTGGGaggttatgtcgtgtagtgcggtGTGATGGGATTCTGCTCCACATATGTGTTAATAAACTCAATATCATGTGTACCgagtctcagggaaccaaggatACATACATAACGAGACGTTTTACACTGTTAGAAGATTATAGAACAAAAACACATTGATATGAGATGAATAAAGCCGTCAGTGACAGTTTGATGAGATAAATATCAAACTTTGCAACATGTTTCATATTCATGTTTTATTCAACATGTCCTGATTAGATGTTATTGATAACTGTTTAACCTCAGCACAAAAGGCAAGACTGTCAAGAGAACTCAATAATGTGTCACTTCAATGTATGGATGTACTTTATCTGAAAGGGAAAGGCGTGACATGATTGGAGAGATTCCTCCGTCTATGTCAGGCACATGTGGTTGTGTTGTGAATGGAGACTTCATTATATTCGGCGGCTGCTGTGATGATGGACAAACGAATGAGGTGAAACTGGATTCTGTGTTCATTTGCATCATGAGCCTCAAACGTCATACTGAGCCTCCACATATATGTCGTTATATGTTAGCATTTCTCAGTCAATCTTCACGACGGAAAGTTTATCTGGAGGAAGTTGATACATCGATCTGGATCTTTACCTTCACCACGAGATAAACTGTCCTGTTGGGTTCATAAAGGACGGTGAGCGCGTCATATTTCTGCATCTCAATTCATCAAGAACATTTTTACAATATGTAGAATTTATTTATGTAATAGTTGCAATATGAGACTGTTTTGACCTTTTAACAGAATTATCTACTTTGGTGGATACGGTCACAAACTGCTGAATGAAATCACTGATCCAAAGAGCTTCATTGTGGATGAAGCATCATGGGTAATTTAGTTTATACTCCTCACGGTTAAAGTGTGTGATAGTGATTCATCCATAGATTCAGAAGTATGTATTATTGATCTTGTCAGGCTGAAGATGTTTTCTGGGGATGGAACAATGAAATTCATGAATTTGACCCAGAAAGCAGCAGCTGGACGGCACCACAGACGTTTGTAAGTCCTTCACATGAATCATTGATTATTTATAATTCAATCATTACGTTACTGTAGTCTATATTGAATATGATGGGTTAATAGTCAAATATGTTCTGTTGATTTCTGAAGCAGTTTATGATGTTATGAATGATTGACAGGGACATGTTCCGGCCCCACGTGCCGCGCACGCTAGTGCTACGATTGCTAGTAAAGGTTACGTATGTGGTGGGAGAATAATGGTGAGTTTTTATTCAGACTGCTGCTCTCTTAATGTTATTTCTCATTCCCAAAGAAATCCTAACTCACCCCTTTACATTAGAGTTATAGTGTTGAAGACATGTTGCATGTTTTGAGAAGACTCGTGTCATGTGTGTACAGGAGACGAGAACGAGTGATCTGTATTGTTTGGACTTTAATacatggacatggtcagaaatgtAAGTAATCTACAGATCATTATTCATGTAACCTATTTATTATTCCATGTCATCGCTCTTGTACCTGCACACCAGGATGTGTGTGTGAAGTCTTGTGTTTTATACATCAGTGTACCGTCCACCGAAGGGCCTTTGGGTCGGTCCTGGCACACATTAACAACCGTGTCAGACACGGCACTCTTCCTGTTTGGTGGACTTAGTGTGGACTGCAGACCTATGAGTATGTCAATCAAATAATACTTTAATTGAACTAAACTGTTGCTTAAACTATAAACATTTAACCGGTGTTTTAATTCCTTTCAGGTGACGGTTGGATATTTAATCTGGAGACGAAAGGCTGGACAAAGACGGAGCATCCAAACCAGGACAAACCTCGGTAAGTGAAAACATGATTATTAACATGATTATATAGTGTATAAAAATGCACTTATAATAAGCATGTTGATCCAATGAGATCTGAGTGTGTTCCTCTCGTGATTCAGACTGTGGCACAGCGCTTGTGAAGCGAGAGACTCTGATGTCGTGGTGTTTGGAGGAAGTCATGATTATATTCTTCTGGTGGACTCAGTAAGTGTTGCTCAGCATCATTAGGGAAACATCAGCAGTCTCAAACAAGATGTCAAATATCAGTGAAGTTACTCTCAGCAGTGTTATCTGTAATCATCTTGTGTTTTTAGGGTCATTGCAACGATGCGATAGTTTTCCAGACTCAGCCTTATCCTTTAATCCGGTAAAGATCGCCGTATCATTCAATCATGAAACAGACACGCGTTTGTTTTCTAACGCTCATGTTGTTCTGGAGCATCGCTTCAGTAGTGAGGAGAATAACTAATATGGTTTATTTCCTCAGATTATGTGAAGACTTCATCGCTACTCATGCCAGCCGGTTCCAAGCACAGATTCTCCGTTTACCTCCGAAACTCAGAAACTCTGTGCAGAAAAGAACGACTTTCTTCAGGCCAAATAGGAAATCATAGAATGTGTTGAaaatatgcaattatttcttTTAATCTAACAAACTTGACTATTGGACTCAAATTGTTTTAATAAACTCCAGCTACATTAATACTCAtattattgcagttatatttaatcgTCTACATTCAGGAttattaaactacatttatttGATCTGTGTTGAACTGATGAAAAACTTTATTTGCAGCTACAAAGTTGCAagtatttgtgtgaaagtaaatgttTGTGTCCGACTGGAAAACAActtgtttaatattaatattattactcaTCTaagttttctttcttccataaatCTGCATTTGATTCCTATTGAAGATATTTCAGCAGGTAATACAAAATAAGAGGTAATTCTGACTCTTTATttcacaattgcgactttatttctctcGATTTAGattttataacattatataaaCTCAAAATTGCAACTAAAATCTTGCAATCGTGAGTTTATATGATGcattttcaacttcatttttgCATTTGCAGCGATATTTCTCATCTTTGTGTGGCATTCTCTCGATGAGATGATCTTACAAATATAcagataagccacaacattaaaaacacctgcctaatatactgatcacatttttacccattctgatggttgatgtgaacttcaactgaagctcctgacccgtatctgcatgattttatgcactgctgccacacgattagaTGAATCACAGGAATGAGGGCCATGATCAAATTATTTGTTTacccaatcagaagactttctgcctgtcaatcattgtgcaCGTTCTCAGGCACCATCATCGCTCAACCTGTAAAAATCTCTTTTGTGCTGTTAACAATAAACTGTTATTATTTTGGCACATTTGTTTAATCCCCTTGCCACTAAATTATAGTATTTTCGTTTTTCTGTTCTAAAAACTCATGTTATGttattgcaataaaataaaaagtaatgcgTCTTCTCGTTGGCTGACATCCATAAATCCAGCTTACAGGCTGGACAGGGCAGAAtcacatgttttgttttgtatcaCCAGCAATATGAATTATATTAAttgatataaatgtttattttccgGGTTAGTGCTCACGTCACAGACCGGTGTGTGCTCAAGCGAAGAGCAGTTCTGCTCGCCTGCAGCTCTCTGTTGTAGTCGCAGGTTTGTTTCCATGGTTACAGACACAGTTGGCCCTCCATTAATCAAAGTTTCGACACTCGTCTTAATTTGATAACTCACAAGCGTTTAGTTGAACAGTTAACAATGGCTTTTGGCAGCAAAATTCAAGAGCTGAATTTGACACGAGATGAAATGAATCGATTCGGCGAAGCTTTAAAAAACGAATCGTTCCGCGCGTTACTGAATGAATATGCCGCAGAAATATCCAACCCTGAAAACAAGAGACAATATGAAGAAGAAATTAAACAGCTGGAGGAGGAAAGAGGCATGAATGTGCAGTTTATTCACCCTGAATCTCATCATGTGTTGAAGACGAGCAGCGCTCACGGGAAAACATTCATCAATATTTGTTCCAATCAACTGATCGATAAACCGTCATGCGCCGCCGCCACAGACACCGACGGTAAAACGGGATATAACTGGTCGTTACCGTACAGTCTGACACCCGGGAGACCGGACAGAGATGCTAAAGGAAACACGTGTGTGATATATGATGTAGTTTATCATCCAGACGCGATTCACATGGCAGAAAACAACCGCAGATTTATGAACCTGATCAACAGCACAGCCATCAGAGGAATCGAagattcatttcagattaaacTCAACCGGAACACAAAACAACTGCAAATGAGATATAAAGGAATTCCACATCCAGCTGTGATCCGCAGACCGATACCTGCACATGTGGAGAAGAGCTCAGGTGAGGAGGGACTGTCATTTCCATATCCGGATCAGACCGGACCCAAACCAGATCAAACTGGTGCAAAACCAGATCAGACCAAACCAAATCAGACCGAACTCAAACCAGATCAGACCGGACTCAAACCAGATCAGACCGGACCCAAACCAGATCAACACAGATGTTCATTGTCCAAACAGCCCACAATCCCACACTACACCCTCAAATACAGATCAGTGCTGGATCTACAGGAGTGCTCCAGCGCTCGACCCaaacacatcatcatcatcatcgatTTACCGCTTCTCAGATCTGCTCATGATGTTGATGTCCATGTGACGGAGAGACGACTCGTCCTGGAATCTCAAACACCATCATATAAACTGGATCTGCTGCTCTCGTATCCTGTGGATGAAGATAAAGGAGATGCAAAGTTCAACAAGACTAACAAACAGCTGACCATCACACTTCCTGTTGTAGCGGTGAAGAACCCTGAAATATCTCAGATCAGacgtgatgatgatgatgaagaaaagCCTCATGAGGACACAGAGAGACCTTGTGAGACGGgtcacacacaatcaaacacgcATGATTCAGCATCAGTCACATGTGCTGTTAGTGAACTGGACCGATCTGAACCTCAATTAATCAACTTACTGAAAGAAACACACACAACTGATACAGGCGACGATGTATTGATCAACCCGACAGTGATCAGAACAGAACCAGAGGAATCGGATCATTTCCATCATACATGTGCTCCAGAAATCCAGAACATGGAAACAGAGGAAGATCCTTCCGACATTGACACCAATCCTCAGGAGGTCAGTAACACTGTTGAAGAGATCCAGTACGTGTCTGTATTTAATCATGTATATAATAACAACATGTCTGCTTCAGCGGTTTAGATGATATTCATCATGTCTTCTCCACAGATGTCTGTCAGTGACTCTCAAATCCACACCAGCGGGACACCAGACGCTCATAACACCTCCGACGGAGAACAGGAAACTGAACCGCACACTGACGAGCGTCCTGGAGCATTCTCACATGAAGATGAGCAGAAATATCCAGTGATGTCATCGTATGAGCAACTGAAGGAGTCCAAACGCTTCTCAGAAGAGTCCAGTGCTGCATCCCAACACGACCAGTCCGACAGGAGCGCCACTTCAGTGGAGGAAACTGGAGTCTCATCGACGGATCCAGCAGATACTTCCGATCCTCTGCCTGAGATTCTGAGAGA
This window contains:
- the LOC127642776 gene encoding kelch domain-containing protein 1-like isoform X2, producing the protein MCGAVMWERRDMIGEIPPSMSGTCGCVVNGDFIIFGGCCDDGQTNEHFSVNLHDGKFIWRKLIHRSGSLPSPRDKLSCWVHKGRIIYFGGYGHKLLNEITDPKSFIVDEASWAEDVFWGWNNEIHEFDPESSSWTAPQTFGHVPAPRAAHASATIASKGYVCGGRIMETRTSDLYCLDFNTWTWSEIVPSTEGPLGRSWHTLTTVSDTALFLFGGLSVDCRPMSDGWIFNLETKGWTKTEHPNQDKPRLWHSACEARDSDVVVFGGSHDYILLVDSGHCNDAIVFQTQPYPLIRLCEDFIATHASRFQAQILRLPPKLRNSVQKRTTFFRPNRKS
- the dnaaf2 gene encoding protein kintoun, encoding MAFGSKIQELNLTRDEMNRFGEALKNESFRALLNEYAAEISNPENKRQYEEEIKQLEEERGMNVQFIHPESHHVLKTSSAHGKTFINICSNQLIDKPSCAAATDTDGKTGYNWSLPYSLTPGRPDRDAKGNTCVIYDVVYHPDAIHMAENNRRFMNLINSTAIRGIEDSFQIKLNRNTKQLQMRYKGIPHPAVIRRPIPAHVEKSSGEEGLSFPYPDQTGPKPDQTGAKPDQTKPNQTELKPDQTGLKPDQTGPKPDQHRCSLSKQPTIPHYTLKYRSVLDLQECSSARPKHIIIIIDLPLLRSAHDVDVHVTERRLVLESQTPSYKLDLLLSYPVDEDKGDAKFNKTNKQLTITLPVVAVKNPEISQIRRDDDDEEKPHEDTERPCETGHTQSNTHDSASVTCAVSELDRSEPQLINLLKETHTTDTGDDVLINPTVIRTEPEESDHFHHTCAPEIQNMETEEDPSDIDTNPQEMSVSDSQIHTSGTPDAHNTSDGEQETEPHTDERPGAFSHEDEQKYPVMSSYEQLKESKRFSEESSAASQHDQSDRSATSVEETGVSSTDPADTSDPLPEILRETDPDDRELIVCDHNICFQNTLCFDLD
- the LOC127642776 gene encoding kelch domain-containing protein 1-like isoform X1 — its product is MCEERSEEEPLVARERSGHTAATDGHMLYVWGGYVSVAHHEVFLPNDELWLYDLESGLWERRDMIGEIPPSMSGTCGCVVNGDFIIFGGCCDDGQTNEHFSVNLHDGKFIWRKLIHRSGSLPSPRDKLSCWVHKGRIIYFGGYGHKLLNEITDPKSFIVDEASWAEDVFWGWNNEIHEFDPESSSWTAPQTFGHVPAPRAAHASATIASKGYVCGGRIMETRTSDLYCLDFNTWTWSEIVPSTEGPLGRSWHTLTTVSDTALFLFGGLSVDCRPMSDGWIFNLETKGWTKTEHPNQDKPRLWHSACEARDSDVVVFGGSHDYILLVDSGHCNDAIVFQTQPYPLIRLCEDFIATHASRFQAQILRLPPKLRNSVQKRTTFFRPNRKS